In the Anastrepha obliqua isolate idAnaObli1 chromosome 1, idAnaObli1_1.0, whole genome shotgun sequence genome, one interval contains:
- the LOC129246133 gene encoding CDGSH iron-sulfur domain-containing protein 2 homolog has product MQAVSSLVKTTIPNYMSNLPIPDSFSGWFKLSFKDWIALIPPTAVVAGLGYVSYLAFCPAAQKGCSGTGRCNQSIRKSEAKVVDMIDIENIAEKAAFCRCWKTKNWPYCDGSHGEHNKRTGDNVGPVVLQRKQ; this is encoded by the exons ATGCAGGCTGTTTCGAGCTTAGTCAAGACAACAATTCCAAACTACATGTCCAACTTGCCAATACCAGACTCCTTTTCGGGTTGGTTCAAATTGTCAT TTAAGGATTGGATAGCTCTTATCCCTCCCACTGCTGTCGTTGCCGGGCTAGGTTATGTTTCATACTTGGCCTTTTGCCCGGCTGCGCAAAAGGGCTGCTCAGGTACCGGCCGCTGTAATCAGTCTATTCGTAAATCAGAAGCTAAAGTCGTGGACATGATCGACATTGAAAACATTGCCGAAAAAGCAGCTTTCTGCCGTTGTTGGAAAACCAAAAAC tggCCCTATTGTGATGGCAGTCACGGTGAACACAATAAGCGAACGGGCGATAACGTTGGACCTGTTGTCTTACAGAGGAAGCAGTAA
- the LOC129246123 gene encoding elongation factor 1-gamma translates to MATGTLYTYPENFRAYKALIAAQYSGAQVKVVENFVFGETNKSAEFLKKFPSGKVPAFETADGKYLSESNAIAFYVANEQLRGGKCPLAQAEVLQWLSYADNEIVPASCSWVFPLLGIMPQQKNSTAKQDASAILTVLNNKLLNSTYLVSERITLADVVVFSSLLHLYQYVLEPKVRAEFGNVNRWFVTILNQPQVKAVIKNFTLCEAALTFDPKKYAEFISKTGGASEKKQQPKQKEEKKPKEEKKKENPKEELDAADEALLLEPKSKDPFDAMPKGTFNFDDFKRSYSNEDEAVSIPYFWQKFDPENYSIWFGEYKYNDELSKVFMSCNLITGMFQRLDKMRKQAFASVCLFGEDNNSTISGVWVWRGHDLAFKLSPDWQIDYDCYSWEKLDPKSENTKQLVQQYFSWTGTDKDGRKFNQGKIFK, encoded by the exons ATGGCGACAGGC acGCTTTATACCTACCCAGAAAACTTCCGTGCGTACAAAGCACTCATCGCTGCCCAGTACTCCGGTGCTCAGGTGAAAGTAGTTGAAAACTTCGTTTTTGGCGAGACCAACAAATCTGCCGAATTTCTGAAGAAGTTTCCCAGTGGCAAG GTGCCTGCTTTTGAAACTGCTGATGGCAAATACCTGTCGGAGTCGAATGCCATTGCTTTCTACGTAGCCAATGAACAGCTCCGCGGTGGCAAATGTCCACTTGCTCAAGCTGAAGTGTTACAATGGTTGTCGTATGCTGACAATGAGATCGTTCCAGCTTCCTGTTCTTGGGTTTTCCCACTGTTGGGCATTATGCCACAACAGAAGAATAGCACCGCTAAACAGGATGCCTCCGCCATTCTTACCGTATTGAACAATAAATTGTTAAATAGCACATATTTGGTTAGTGAACGTATTACACTCGCCGACGTGGTCGTCTTCAGCAGTCTGTTGCATTTGTACCAGTACGTGCTGGAGCCGAAAGTACGCGCCGAGTTCGGCAATGTAAACCGTTGGTTCGTGACCATCCTCAATCAGCCACAAGTTAAAGccgttattaaaaatttcactttgTGCGAGGCCGCACTCACTTTCGATCCTAAAAAATATGCTGAATTCATATCAAAGACTGGAGGGGCTAGCGAAAAGAAGCAGCAACCAAAGCAGAAGGAAGAGAAGAAGCCGAAGgaggaaaagaaaaaggaaaatccaAAAGAAGAATTGGACGCTGCTGATGAAGCGCTGCTTTTGGAACCCAAATCCAAGGATCCCTTCGATGCCATGCCTAAAGgaacattcaattttgatgactTTAAACGCTCTTACTCCAACGAGGACGAGGCGGTATCCATTCCCTACTTCTGGCAGAAATTCGACCCAGAAAACTACTCAATCTGGTTTGGTGAATATAAATATAACGACGAGTTGAGCAAGGTATTCATGTCGTGCAATCTCATTACTGGTATGTTCCAACGCCTTGATAAAATGCGCAAGCAAGCGTTTGCTTCAGTATGTCTCTTCGGCGAGGACAACAACAGTACCATCTCCGGAGTTTGGGTGTGGCGCGGACATGATTTGGCTTTCAAACTTTCACCCGACTGGCAGATTGATTACGACTGTTACTCATGGGAGAAACTCGACCCCAAATCTGAAAATACTAAACAATTAGTGCAACAGTACTTCTCATGGACTGGTACAGATAAAGATGGCCGCAAATTCAATCAgggtaaaatatttaagtaa